From the genome of Candidatus Promineifilum breve, one region includes:
- the rplA gene encoding 50S ribosomal protein L1, protein MPKRGRKYLEAAAKVESGKYYSRAEAVKLLKETAVTNFDPTVEVHMRLGVDPRHADQQVRDVVVLPNGLGKTVRVLVFAEGEDANVAREAGADLVADDEMIKRIQEGWTDFDVAIAVPSMMGKVGRLGRVLGPRGLMPNPRAGTVAPAADLPRLIEEARAGRVEFRVDKTSNIHAPIGKAGFSEDELLENLTAFIGAVKRARPAAAKGTYIQKITVANTMGPGIKLDPMEAAL, encoded by the coding sequence ATGCCGAAGAGAGGACGTAAATACCTGGAGGCCGCGGCCAAGGTCGAGAGCGGCAAGTATTACAGCCGGGCCGAAGCGGTCAAGCTGCTGAAGGAAACGGCCGTCACCAATTTTGACCCGACCGTCGAAGTCCACATGCGCCTGGGCGTTGACCCGCGCCACGCCGACCAGCAGGTGCGCGACGTGGTGGTGCTGCCCAACGGCCTGGGCAAGACGGTGCGCGTGCTGGTCTTCGCCGAGGGCGAGGACGCCAACGTGGCCCGCGAGGCCGGGGCCGACCTGGTGGCCGACGACGAAATGATCAAGCGCATCCAGGAAGGCTGGACCGATTTCGACGTGGCGATTGCCGTGCCGTCGATGATGGGCAAGGTCGGCCGTCTGGGGCGTGTGCTCGGCCCGCGCGGCCTGATGCCCAACCCGCGCGCCGGCACGGTGGCCCCCGCCGCCGACCTGCCGCGCCTGATCGAAGAGGCTCGCGCCGGCCGTGTGGAGTTCCGCGTTGATAAGACCAGCAACATCCATGCCCCCATCGGCAAGGCCGGCTTCTCCGAAGATGAGTTGTTGGAGAACCTGACCGCCTTCATCGGAGCCGTGAAGCGCGCCCGTCCGGCGGCGGCCAAGGGCACCTACATCCAGAAGATCACCGTCGCCAACACGATGGGGCCAGGCATCAAGCTCGACCCGATGGAAGCGGCACTTTAA
- the rplJ gene encoding 50S ribosomal protein L10: MAINKERKDELVEQYRELLQNSSAIFLTRYGGMSVKELEALRLKINDANGRINVTKNTLLRIALEENQMPPPHELLNGQVATSFALGEASTLAKVLVDQAKTNDKLKIVGGLLGNRPLTAAEVESLATLPSLDQLRAQILGLLGAPAQGIVSAVAGGVRQVVNVLDAYAKKDDSAAAEAA; this comes from the coding sequence TTGGCAATCAACAAGGAACGCAAGGATGAATTAGTCGAGCAGTACCGCGAGCTGCTGCAAAACAGTTCGGCCATCTTCCTGACCCGCTACGGCGGCATGTCGGTGAAAGAACTGGAAGCGCTGCGGCTGAAGATCAACGACGCCAACGGCCGCATCAACGTGACCAAAAACACGCTGCTGCGGATCGCGCTGGAAGAGAATCAGATGCCGCCGCCGCACGAGCTGCTCAACGGTCAGGTCGCCACCAGCTTCGCGCTGGGCGAGGCCTCGACGCTGGCCAAGGTGCTGGTCGATCAGGCCAAGACCAACGACAAGCTGAAGATCGTCGGCGGGCTGCTGGGCAACCGGCCGCTGACCGCCGCCGAAGTCGAATCGCTGGCGACCCTGCCCTCGCTCGATCAGTTGCGCGCCCAGATTCTGGGCCTGCTCGGCGCTCCGGCTCAGGGCATCGTCTCGGCCGTCGCCGGCGGCGTGCGCCAGGTCGTCAATGTCCTGGACGCCTACGCCAAGAAAGACGACAGCGCCGCGGCCGAAGCGGCGTAA